In Pyrus communis chromosome 1, drPyrComm1.1, whole genome shotgun sequence, the following are encoded in one genomic region:
- the LOC137747751 gene encoding psbP domain-containing protein 5, chloroplastic isoform X2 produces the protein MVVLSPSHSLFTSNHLLPSNLLLREQGRVVKQQKKWQVSSSANSKPSLANGVGRRELLMFGFSAPVLLVLPSPGSLAEEDLKMAPFVDEINSYSYLYPMELPSKKALFKWVESRKPERYSSAAPLSPDARLRIVSERVDIVDNLIISISIGPPNSKIIKSQDKSTWTAKDVADSVLADKSALRVTSTQRQAESQVLDAHSGEIDGRPYWYYEYLVRKAPTKTADESTNYRHYVASTTERDGYFYSINASTLNKQWNIVGPILQKTVASFHLLPPTENYVPPYKDPWRFW, from the exons ATGGTGGTTCTCTCTCCTTCCCACTCCCTCTTCACATCCAACCATCTTCTTCCTTCCAATCTCCTTCTCAG AGAGCAAGGTAGAGTTGTGAAGCAGCAGAAAAAATGGCAAGTAAGTTCAAGTGCCAACTCAAAACCCAGTTTGGCAAATGGGGTTGGCAGAAGAGAGTTGCTCATGTTTGGGTTTTCTGCTCCAGTTTTACTAGTCTTACCATCTCCAG GGTCCCTTGCAGAGGAAGATTTGAAAATGGCTCCATTTGTCGATGAAATAAATTCATATTCTTATCTGTACCCAATGGAGTTGCCATCCAAGAAGGCCCTTTTCAAGTG GGTGGAATCGAGAAAGCCAGAGCGTTATTCATCAGCCGCACCATTATCTC CTGATGCACGCCTGCGCATTGTTTCTGAGCGCGTTGACATTGTTGATAATCTCATCATTTCTATTTCG ATAGGTCCCCCGAATTCAAAGATTATAAAATCACAAGACAAGAGTACATGGACTGCAAAAGACGTTGCTGATTCTGTTTTGGCAGACAAGTCCGCATTG CGTGTCACCTCAACTCAGCGCCAGGCTGAGAGTCAAGTTCTCGATGCACACTCTGGTGAA ATTGATGGTCGGCCATACTGGTACTATGAGTACCTTGTTCGCAAGGCACCCACAAAAACT GCTGATGAATCTACCAATTACAGACACTATGTGGCTTCAACAACTGAACGAGATG GTTACTTTTACTCTATAAATGCTTCAACCCTCAATAAGCAATGGAACATA GTGGGGCCAATCTTGCAAAAAACAGTAGCTTCATTTCACCTTCTCCCTCCCACAGAAAACTATGTTCCTCCATACAAGGATCCATGGAGATTCTGGTGA
- the LOC137747751 gene encoding psbP domain-containing protein 5, chloroplastic isoform X1 has product MVVLSPSHSLFTSNHLLPSNLLLREQGRVVKQQKKWQVSSSANSKPSLANGVGRRELLMFGFSAPVLLVLPSPGSLAEEDLKMAPFVDEINSYSYLYPMELPSKKALFKWVESRKPERYSSAAPLSPDARLRIVSERVDIVDNLIISISIGPPNSKIIKSQDKSTWTAKDVADSVLADKSALRVTSTQRQAESQVLDAHSGELGSLLFPQIDGRPYWYYEYLVRKAPTKTADESTNYRHYVASTTERDGYFYSINASTLNKQWNIVGPILQKTVASFHLLPPTENYVPPYKDPWRFW; this is encoded by the exons ATGGTGGTTCTCTCTCCTTCCCACTCCCTCTTCACATCCAACCATCTTCTTCCTTCCAATCTCCTTCTCAG AGAGCAAGGTAGAGTTGTGAAGCAGCAGAAAAAATGGCAAGTAAGTTCAAGTGCCAACTCAAAACCCAGTTTGGCAAATGGGGTTGGCAGAAGAGAGTTGCTCATGTTTGGGTTTTCTGCTCCAGTTTTACTAGTCTTACCATCTCCAG GGTCCCTTGCAGAGGAAGATTTGAAAATGGCTCCATTTGTCGATGAAATAAATTCATATTCTTATCTGTACCCAATGGAGTTGCCATCCAAGAAGGCCCTTTTCAAGTG GGTGGAATCGAGAAAGCCAGAGCGTTATTCATCAGCCGCACCATTATCTC CTGATGCACGCCTGCGCATTGTTTCTGAGCGCGTTGACATTGTTGATAATCTCATCATTTCTATTTCG ATAGGTCCCCCGAATTCAAAGATTATAAAATCACAAGACAAGAGTACATGGACTGCAAAAGACGTTGCTGATTCTGTTTTGGCAGACAAGTCCGCATTG CGTGTCACCTCAACTCAGCGCCAGGCTGAGAGTCAAGTTCTCGATGCACACTCTGGTGAA CTTGGCTCATTGTTATTTCCACAGATTGATGGTCGGCCATACTGGTACTATGAGTACCTTGTTCGCAAGGCACCCACAAAAACT GCTGATGAATCTACCAATTACAGACACTATGTGGCTTCAACAACTGAACGAGATG GTTACTTTTACTCTATAAATGCTTCAACCCTCAATAAGCAATGGAACATA GTGGGGCCAATCTTGCAAAAAACAGTAGCTTCATTTCACCTTCTCCCTCCCACAGAAAACTATGTTCCTCCATACAAGGATCCATGGAGATTCTGGTGA
- the LOC137740038 gene encoding polyadenylate-binding protein-interacting protein 6-like, translating to MKPGLSSLNPYAAAYIPISKRETDDRTFVTTKDSSRSNESVWFGNPQNFTQNQHHSKAYLQSDAPDDRTFVTTKDSSHSNESVWFGNPQNFTQNQHHSKAYLQSDAPGTATLQSPKSYAVKSYPAHGSYGSSSQNVNKVSENEDFDMDMEFLGLSFPGISDQSLSDVYLANRGDLDATIDMLNQLELCVVESSESLPDTLDIGDVSESGLAGNSAWKLKNVAGEASGSPKS from the exons ATGAAGCCAGGACTTTCTTCTTTGAATCCCTACGCAGCAGCATACATTCCAATCTCCAAGAGGGAGACAGATGATAGAACTTTTGTGACAACGAAAGATTCTAGCCGCAGCAATGAGTCAGTCTGGTTTGGGAACCCTCAAAATTTTACCCAGAATCAACACCATAGCAAAGCTTATCTTCAATCTGATGCCCCAGATGATAGAACTTTTGTGACAACGAAAGATTCTAGCCACAGCAACGAGTCAGTCTGGTTTGGGAACCCTCAAAATTTTACCCAGAATCAACACCATAGCAAAGCTTATCTTCAATCTGATGCCCCAGGGACTGCAACACTCCAGAGTCCAAAGTCTTATGCTGTAAAGAGCTACCCTGCCCATGGCTCTTATGGTTCATCGTCGCAGAATGTGAATAAAGTGTCAGAAAATGAAGACTTTGATATGGATATGGAATTTCTCGGACTGTCATTTCCTGGTATATCTGATCAGTCCCTTAGTGATGTTTATTTGGCGAATAGGGGTGACCTGGATGCCACCATTGACATGCTGAACCAACTTGAG TTGTGTGTAGTCGAGTCTTCTGAAAGTCTTCCAGACACTTTGGACATCGGAGATGTTTCTGAATCTGGGTTGGCAGGCAATAGTGCATGGAAGCTGAAGAACGTAGCAGGTGAAGCCAGCGGTTCACCCAAATCGTAG